The Lycium barbarum isolate Lr01 chromosome 11, ASM1917538v2, whole genome shotgun sequence genome contains the following window.
TGTACATTTATTGTTTAAAGGGGAAAAAGGTGAAAAATTGAAGGTTATAAGTCATTTATTTAGTCTCTGGGCATTGTTTTGTTAGAAAGAAAGGTGTCTAAATGGAGCGAAAAGGTGGGAGAAAACACttggtgatttcttcccatctgccGAAACATTGGTAGGTAGACTTACTCATACctttgctggtgggaggtagcaggtacccgGTAGAACAATCGAGGTGTGTGCAAGTTGGCCCGGACACAGCCGTCTCTAAGAAAATGAAAAATCCAGAACCTTGCTtgatcaaaaaaagaaaaagaaaaaagaaggatTCAGAGAGTCGACCCTAACTAATTTCAGAGTGAAGCTTCTGGGCAATGTTTTCTGGAGTCTTGACTAACAGTTATTAAATTTTACTTGAACTTTGAACGTGTTTGATCAGTGTAtaattgttttttttgtttttttgtttttgaagttATGCCTTATAAAGAAAAGGTTTATGAAGTTACGTTTGACTTGGTTAATCTCAGTCGTCAAGGTTCGTTGAATTTGTAAACTAGTGGTTCTGAAATTCAAGTGTGTTCTTTGTTAAGATTGTTTATAGGCATTTCCCTGAGGAACCGTACTTCATATCTGGTTGACTAATGGAAACCTTCTTGTTCTATAAGCTAACTAGGGAAGAAAGGGAAATTTTCATCGAGCTAGCACAACTTCGTGATAAAAGGTTTAGCTAAAAGTCACCCTGTTTGGAACCATTGCAGTTTTTAATCTTTTCtatgtgaagtgaatggaaagaagATAATTCTGGGTTCCAACGAGACGCCTGAATTGGAGGTTACTTACCTTTAACTTACGAGTTCTGAATATAAAAAAATTCTGGTATAAAGCGCTTTCATCTGACATGAATCTTAAGCAACATGAATTCGAATTAATCGATTGTCCAATATAAATACAGAACGCCAAGTGAACAAACTAAAATAAATAACCTTTTAACCAACTTAACCTCCTAAAATAAATACTCACATTACACCCTTTTGCCTTTCATTACTAGCCAAAATACACCTTATTCTCACTTACTATTATCCTTTCTTCTTGTTCGTTATATACCCAAAAGCTCAATTCTCTTGAAGCACAATAGAACCTTTGCCATTTTAGTAAAGTGCATGGCTCAACTACCACCTAAAGTTCCAACCATGGCACACAATTGGCCATTTCACAACATGGTCCCATTTCTTGATTTTTAGTTGAACATGAGGAATTCTCACCGGAGATCGGTCAGTGACCCAATTGCATTCGGGTCGAATAATAAATTGGATGATGAACAACTTACTACTTTGTTTTCGGCCATTAATGACAAAAATGCAAACAGCCACGTAGCAGTTAACAGCCAGGAAGATACAAAGAAAAAATGGTAATTACAGTAATCCACAGTTTTTCAAGAACGACAAACATGTGTTAATGCATGCTTCTCTCTATTTAAGTTAATCAAATACTATTTATATCTATACTTCATTTGGAATCACTTCATCAACCCTCTGTTTGTTTAGTTTTTCTGCTTTTTCTTTAGTTTATAGAAGTTATCGAAaaacaatctttttttttttttggctggttAGAGCTTTATTTATTTTGTTAATTAATTTTGTGAAAGTGCATGCATTTAGTTCCCAAAAAAAACTCTTTGTGGGTTTTTGCTGGATTTTGTTTATATGATCATTGATCACCATTTTTTTCAATTTATATCTAACTCAATTTAGggcgtttttttttttgttttgttatttATGTAGGGCTCTCCAGTTGTGGTGAAATTTTAAGGGCAAAAGAATCGATTTTTTGTATGCTAAAAaggtaatattttttttatttttctcgtACTCTTTTTTTCCATTTTAATTAGTGAGTtgcatgtgtttttaactttttaTATCAGTTGCATGTTAATTTTCCCTGAATAATTCTTAAAGATTAATTTTTTCTATGTCTATATCTAGTGTTTGTGTATCAATTTAGAATCAACTTAAATGGGACTCTATAAGAACCATTTTCCACAGTGGTTATGTACATTTGTTGTTTAGGGGGGAAAAAGGTGAAAAATTGGAGGTTTTAACTTATTTATTTAGTCTCTGGGCATTGTTTTGTTAGAAAGAAAGGTGTCTAAATGGAGCGAAAAGATGGGAGAAAACACttggtgatttcttcccatctgccGAAACATTGGTAGGTAGACTTACTCATCCCCGTGCttgtgggaggtagcaggtacccgGTGGAACAATCGAGGTGTGTGTGCAAGTTGGCCCGGACACTTCCGTCtctaagaaaaataataaatccAGCCCCTTGCTTGATCAAAAAAAGAAGGATTCGGAGAGTCGACCCTAACTAATTTCAGAGTGAAGCTTCTGGGCATTGTTTTCTTGAGTCTTGACTAACAGTTATTAAATTTTACTTGAACTCTGAATGTGTTTGATCAGTGTAtaattgttttttttgtttttgaagttACGTTTGCCTTGGTTAACCTCAGTCATCAAGGCTCGTTGAATTTTTAAACTACTTGTTCTGAAATTCAAGTGTGTGTTCTTTGTTACGATTCTATATAGGCATTTCCCTTAGGAACCGTACTTCCTATCTGGTTGACTTTTTGAAAGCTTCTTGTTCTATAAGCGAACTAGGAAAGAAAGCAAAGCTTCATAGAGCTAGCTCAACTTCGTGATAAATGGTTTAGCTAAAATTCGCTCTGTATGGAACAATTGCAGTTTTTAAGCTTTGCTATGTGAAGTGGATGTGCACTTCTGTAGACTTCGAGGCTCTATTTGGTTCTTGACTGGCTAAGAGAGTAAAGATGGCCTTTTCTCTACTGTGAATGTGTGAAGGTTTTATCTGGGTTGTCAGTTTGGTCACAACTTCTTCTCTGAAAGACAAACAAATAAAAGAAGTGTCCCCTCTCAAGTTTGTCTGGATGCTTCAAGGAAGAAGGTCTTGGCATGTTAATATGTTTTCAGGGGAAGAGATCTGTCCAAAAGAGCCTTTTGCTATGAAACTTTTGCATGTTTTTGGCTGAGACTTATTTGAATTGTTTAGTTATTTCCCCTATTTAATTATGTTTCCTAGATCCGATTTTACTATTTTCCTTATTAAAGCATACTGCACTTGTCTGTAAGTCAGATTTTTACGTTAGTAATTCTTGGCAATAGTAGATGCATGTTTCTTCTATTATCGTCTCTGTTATCTGTTTAAGGATGGTATGCGTAATAAGTAGTGCTTATAAAAAGGATGGTAATAATAGTAACATCTAGGCTTAGCTGGGAATTTATTGCAGATTACAATTATATTATTTCTTCTGGAGATAAAGCTTTACATTTCGATGTAATAATGTTAATGCTATGTATCCAGGTCAGAAATTTGGCATCTGAGGGAATTGAATGCTTTAGAAATGTGATTTTATTCTTTTATATGATATTACTAAACAAATGTAGaaattattttctatttttatctGCATTGTTATTTTTGCTAAAATAGTATGGTTAGTGGAAATCCTTTGAATGCATAGCTGCAAAGGATCTAGCCAGTCGGTTTGAACTTCACAAGGCTATATTTTATTGAAGCCTTACGGCTGCCACCTTGAGTAACTATGCTTACTGCGATACCAGTAGTATCCTGCAGCTACCTTTTCACTCAATAAAATTGAAATATTTCGCCCCTAATGGTTTTAAAGTTGCGACAGAATGACCTAATTGCCCTAATGAACTAAATTCTTTCTCTGACAAAAGTTAGCTTCTACTCGTTAGGTGTATTTTGCACATCTTGGTGTTCCTTCACCCATGAGATTTCCAGTACCCCATGTCTAGCCCTCTTTCTCCTCACCACCTTCTTTGTCCCGCCATCATCCTTTTCTCCATTTGTATCGGGCTTTAAAATTTGTTTTTTTGTGGCAGTGGGTACCTGTGTAGCTTTCCTATGTCCGGACTGGGTTAGATCCGGAATAGTAGCATGCTGTCTATCCACGTGCCATTTCGCTTCATATAATTCCCGGTTCTCTTTCTCCATGGTTTGGTTACTCTTTACCAAATTAACAACTCCATctgaagaaaaaaattgaaactcTTGACTCTATTATTACTTGATGTAATGTCTATGATTGCGTGTGTTACAGTAagcaacaaacaacaacatacccagtgtgatcccacaagtggggtctggagagggtagagtgtaggCAGACCTTACtcgggtctggggagggtagagtgtaggcagaccttactcctaccttgggaggtagagagactgttaccgaaagaccctcggctcaagagaaagcatgacaAAGAAGGTCAGACAATAATTAACATGATACAGTAAGCAAACTTCTGAGTTAAAGAGGATAAACCTAAAACTTTCGAATAGGATCTTTTTAACTATGTAGTCACCTATGAAGTGTACTTTTTTGAGATGAATGTCAAGAAAAATGTCAATATAAGCATTGAACTTCAAGTTTAATTAAATCAGTATGAGCTTATTCACTCTCTTAGTTATGTACTGGGATGTAGTTTTGCATGACAGGTTATTCTTCTCTGACCAGACATTAATCACAAGATTGTACTTGACATCATGGTTCAAAGGAGTATGTCATACAGTAATCACATAATTGATCTGGGAGCAGATCAGCAGAGTCATGCATATATCCATCCAGAGCCTTGTGTGTCGTATGGGAGCTTTACAGCTTTTCCACATCCAAATGTCCACCACACTGTAGTACCAGCTGCAGGTAACATTGGAAATTTCTATTTGCACCATCTACCAAACCATCAAGAGGGCGCTGTAATTTATGGGATGCCACTGTCCAATGGGGTTCAACAGCCGCATCCTGCTACCAATGTTGCAGCATTTGCAACATCATCAAATAACTATAACCCTTATGTGGCTGCTCCATTACATAAATCATGGGCCTGGAATCAGGCTGCTCCTTTAACCTATCTGCCTGGTAactacttctttgtttcttttttacGTTTATGACTTTTGAGCATCTATTCAACCTACTTTTTTGTTTGATAGGTTAACTTCTCCCCTTCATCAAAGTCCTTGTTCTTCTAAGTTTTGTTTTCTTAGGAGCTATTAGCATGTCGCCAAGTTGAGCCATGCATACATCAACTGTCCTTTCTTCGTACATGTTTAAAAGGGACAATCCACCGGAAACACATCTTATAGTTTTCTTTTGCCATATTCACATATTTTGTGGCATAAGTGTCTCTTTATTCCAAGTTCTAAAAGTTAGCTTTATACCCTAATGTTATCTcactttttctttcctttctcaaATTATCAACAGCAATTCATGATCTTTACTCCAAGTGCCAGAAGTAAACTTCATTAATTGCAGCTTTCTTCTGCTTCTTTATATTAATTTAGGTGGTACCGGAGGCTATGTAGATGCTGGAAACATGGGTGTGCAAGGTTATCAAGTAGCTGCCAGCAATGGAGGTTTGACTAGTTTTGTGCATGCACCGGTTCCTCAAGGACCACCACACCATCATCATCTGCCGCCTAATATGCAATATATGGGAGGGCGCACTATGAGCTTCTCTCCACAGATGACAGCATCTTCACGCGTCGACCTACGGAATAGTTCGTCTGATAGCACTAATAATCCATTGCAGGGTGTTGTAGAGGGCGGGTCTAGATATATCGGACCTTTCCCACCAACTGGCTTTAGGTTGTACAGACCTCATCCAAGAGAATTCATGCTTGAAGCAAATACTCAACACCGCAGCCTCCCTAACATGAGAGTTTTGCcagaaaatgtattttttttttctattttaccagTTCTTCTCATTCTCTTTGCTGTAGTGTAGTTTCATGCAGTTAAAGTAATGGGATTGGATGTTGATGGGGTATCTCTTTTCTTTGGTGATTTTACTAGAGGGTGGCAATGCTGGGTGTTCCAGGTTACCATGAAGTGGGTGATGATGTTGATCAGCACAGAGATATGCGTTTGGACATAGATCACATGTCTTATGAGGTGAGGAACATTGTTGGTTAAGTGCATGTATCATCACATATTTGTAAAGATTCTCGTTCAATTATTTACCATAATTTTGGGTAACTTATCCTACGATGTAAAATTTCTATCCAGGAGCTTCTTGCATTGGGGGAGCAAATTGGCAACGTGACAACTGGTTTATCAGAGGAAGCTATTGTTACCAATTTGAAAACGAGAATATTCTTGTCTACCGAGACTCCTTGCACTCTGGAAAGTGTTGCATGTGAAGATCACAAAACTGATTTCTGCGTCATATGCCAGGTATTGCTGACTTATAGTTGATACAATAATATCAAGGTTTTTTGCAGGGTTCAGTAGTCAATTGTGACCTATAGTTTGTAAGTATATTTGGATGCTGTTGTACTTGTTATATTTAATTTATGAACAATGTTTCCTTATTTGACTTATTTTTACAGAACTTTGCTTAATGTTTATGTTGTCATTCTCTTCCTAAATTGTAAATTAATCAAAACGTTATCTTGAATCTAAGGTTTCCTTATTTCGCAAATGAGAAACTTTTTGGTTGTCTACCTGGCACAATGTCACCTCACCCTCTATGTTGTGATTTTGTTCATTCTTTGAAGATTGCATCTTATTTGCTTCTGCATGAATATTAGCATTCAGTTATGTGGTGTTCAATTTTCAAGATTTGCACCGGTGAAGCTATATTCCTTTTCTTGTTGCTTGTTTCTTTGAGATAGCTCTGATGGCCAGCATATGTTACACACATTATTGTAGACTGATTACGGCGACCAAGAAAAGATTGGCATTCTTGAGTGCGGGCATGAATATCATGAAGAGTGCGTAAAGAAATGGTTGGTTGTGAAGAATATTTGCCCTATCTGCAAATCCACAGCATTGTCTACAAAGAAACAGGACTTGTGAATACCGGGAGGCGGTAGATGACGGGTCAACGAATAATTAGAATAGAGCAGGCATTTTGTTCTCTCTCGTTAAATGTTTATTCTCCGATGAGGGAAATGTTCCTGAAACTGTAGTATAAATTTTGTACATACTTTGTGCCGTAGTCCAGCTCTCCAAAAACTTTTACTTGTTGACCTCGTCTGTGGAGCTAAAGTTGTACAGACTTGTAATTTGGTTCTGTTGTATAGATATTCTGTTTCATCATAGCTACTTTTGTTTCATTTGCTTTTCCTTGAGCCGATGGTCTATCGGACACCTCCCAAGGTTAAGGTTTGTgttcactctaccctcctcagaccctaCTCGGGGGATTATagtggtatgttgttgttgctgttgcatAGCTTCTTTACACTTGTATTTTTCAAGCctgttttggaaaacatttttgtTGAGATGAGGTTCCATTCAACTTTTCTAGCCCAATAAAGAAAGGTAGGGTAAGGTTTGTGTACAAGCCACCCTTCCAAGAACCTACTTGTCGGATTACACTGGGTTGTTGTGTGGTACTCAGCTTTTGATGTTATGATAGTGctaatttttcttgtttttcatcTTCAAGTTGACCAAGATACTTACCAAGAATCGTCGACTTAATTTCTAGTACGAAAAACATATGCCTGATTTAGTCGAGCTGACGAACCGTATCCATAACTAATACTTATATTGATCGAGCGATTCAACAAACGCTAGAAACAGATTGGGGAAaaaagatttattgcatccagtaATTAATCAAATAATTAATGAAATTACATCACAGAAACTGTTTACTAGCTTCTTCATGCTCTATTAGTCCCCACTTGAATTAGAAGAAACTTCAGTGAGGGCACTTGAATCAGAGCTCACATAATTAGAAAAGCATGAGAAAGAAGTTCTATCATCGCTTAAATCATTACTCATAAAATCATAAAACAATATCGGCTTCTGTATTTCTACATGCTGAGCTTTGTAATCTTCAGTACCTTCGCAAGATTTCTTCACTTTTTCCATTTCTAGCGTTTTCTAAGTATTGATTGGTTGAGAAAAAagggttattttatttttgataaGTATGACtactgctgtcacgacccgactagggccgcaacgggtacccggggctaaccaccgagcaccgctcgtttcctcactcgtcatacccattttacatttaaaaaaaaacaccaatgattttatatacatgtgccccttaggctatcaaaatatcatatacaaatataacatagtaatcttgcgagaccatctaacccacactgcgcgtctacgagcctctactgcatattatacatataaacgGAACCAAACTCCGTCGTGCGCGAAATACATATATGAACCaaaagaataaacataagcacccccgaacaatggagtgctctccatcagctgacaactactaagaatctggattaagctcacctccctgtctacctgtgggcatgaacacagagtccgaagaaaacggacgtcagtacgaatattgtactgagtatgagaggcataaacaataacaatatatcaatgaaataggaAGGCATCAATGAAATAATGAAGCATCAAGAAAGAGCAATCTGTACTGGCTGTCAAatataaatgaaataatgcatgctgacttactcataatcattatcatgtcatgtatgtatacatatataagttgcccgtccatataggtacggtgtgataatgtataagctgcccgtccatgtaggagcggtgtgataatcatagcctgcgtccaggcctcccgcgtccggggtataagctgcccactatagtggtgtgcacatctacgtgcctgcccggccgactatagcgcggcgcggtgtgagaaaatacatacatatatataaagcatgcataagagcccaatcaaaagccataactatatcggagtgacgtaaggtcggtggcttccgacgtcattatggaacattcattaacatcctgcctcaccttgaaggaattaacatataaggtgagtgtaagcaataaatagcatcattaacatcataggatcatcacaacatgagtattgggatttctatactttactcattaccttgtgtggctaattatgaacatagactcatattttCCGAAACTTAAGGAAACTCATGGATAAAAAGAGAGTCaaactataagattcatgccatagaaagaaaggactagcctcacataccttgaactctatctaatgtccaacgtctacttctcgagctcgtgggtcttatatgccaagaaataatcttcttccaccttacttccctACGAAGAAATATTCGGCTATCACTCGAGGAAAATCCATACTATAATCATGAAATCAACGTCGGAAAATGGCTGTATTTATATTGAAAAGAGGAAGAGATCGTAACAAAATTGATGTACTGCGTTAGTATAGAAAAGAGGGAGAAACGTTGCTGCACTAGAAATTTTTTGTAATAATGACATTGCTTATTTTCCATTGTTGCACACGTTAGAGTTTTTAAGGAAGAAAGTTGCAATATACTTTATTTATGAACTTTTGTTCAACAAAAGTGAGATATACGTGCATGTCTAATATCAGTGGATTATGGGATCCACACAATTAGCACTTTCATGCCTATAATGCATTCCCTTCCTGTTTACTAAATTAATTTGCACCTAATAAGAGTCATATATAGAAATAAACATCATGCCACGTGGATTTACACTTATCCACTTTTTCTTATTGTTGCCAACATTAATCATACAATATCCATACTTCCAATTTCACTTAATATAAATTAATCTCTCCACTATAATCTCATTAATTCCAATTTCATGACAAAAGAAGAAATCTTATCTCAAATTggttaggacagatcctatactCACTTGCACCACTGCTTCTTTCTCAATTTAAATCTCAAGGTTACCGCCTCCTTGAACGTATAGAACGCCTTCTTGAATTTAATTTCTCTTCCAAATTTTGAGCTCATCCGTGAGCTTCCATGGCCGTGAGTGCCATGGCTATGTGCTGCTCTCTCGCTCTCTCAATTTAATTGAGATTGCAAATGAATGTATGACTAACATTAGTCATTAAATATGATTATATATGCTGCCCCACTCTAGGACACGTGCTCCTCTATAACTCCATTTGCTAACTTGTAAAATATATTAGAGGATATATCAGTTTTTTTCTCTTAGTGAACAGTGGGGGCCACCTCCTTTGCATTATTTAACTTAATTGATTAGTTCTAAAGGTGCCACCTAAAGATTTATTTAGGAATAGTCACAAATATATTATAGTTACTTAGTGGACCATGGGGTCCACGTGCCTCTTCATTATTTTAGGTAGCAAGCTGTAAAGTTTTCACCACTGGTATATGCATGGTTAGTCACTAATTGACTTCTCCACCAGATCCCAcgtgaagagaaaaaaaaacataacaCTTGTCCATATCATCTtaattaataccataattaatttcttgatctcaactcACTTAAATAGTAGTTATTTTTTTAACATACTTCGTATAACCATTACCATGatcatgtgatataacactagttcATAACCTCATTTGTCACACATAAAGTATTATTTCCAGTCATCACACTTTTCCATCttaatcatttcgggacttcatccctTGTATACActgaattcttgatttttcatgcttgaatattcTCATATTGGACGGTTTAATTTCCGGGTCCAAAAtacaggatattatagcttggactgtattttattcaaataaatgtcgaacctcgacgaaatttattttcttcaattggAGTAACCTTTAATCTCCACAACACTTGGTTATCACTTGCTACGCGTCGCATAAATACTTAtatccaaaaaaacaaaaaattgatCTTGCCCATGaatttatgtcgattaacttacgataAATCaaatgtacaaaagtacgggatataacaactgcTCCCTAAGTCTCAATGTATTTATcgtggttactaaaaatagttatttcaaattatttgtcgATTTATAATTTCaagacaaaattaatttttttttccattttactcTTTAGTAAAATTTTGTCTTTAATAGAGATGACACGCATTAATAAAGTAAACATTTAATtgagagagattataacttagacgTAAATAAAGATAAAGTAGTTAAAATTTCTTCCTaatccggataaaaaaaagtgtccacctag
Protein-coding sequences here:
- the LOC132618988 gene encoding probable E3 ubiquitin-protein ligase HIP1 isoform X1, with product MVQRSMSYSNHIIDLGADQQSHAYIHPEPCVSYGSFTAFPHPNVHHTVVPAAGNIGNFYLHHLPNHQEGAVIYGMPLSNGVQQPHPATNVAAFATSSNNYNPYVAAPLHKSWAWNQAAPLTYLPGGTGGYVDAGNMGVQGYQVAASNGGLTSFVHAPVPQGPPHHHHLPPNMQYMGGRTMSFSPQMTASSRVDLRNSSSDSTNNPLQGVVEGGSRYIGPFPPTGFRLYRPHPREFMLEANTQHRSLPNMRVLPENRVAMLGVPGYHEVGDDVDQHRDMRLDIDHMSYEELLALGEQIGNVTTGLSEEAIVTNLKTRIFLSTETPCTLESVACEDHKTDFCVICQTDYGDQEKIGILECGHEYHEECVKKWLVVKNICPICKSTALSTKKQDL
- the LOC132618988 gene encoding probable E3 ubiquitin-protein ligase ZFP1 isoform X2 is translated as MVQRSMSYSNHIIDLGADQQSHAYIHPEPCVSYGSFTAFPHPNVHHTVVPAAGGTGGYVDAGNMGVQGYQVAASNGGLTSFVHAPVPQGPPHHHHLPPNMQYMGGRTMSFSPQMTASSRVDLRNSSSDSTNNPLQGVVEGGSRYIGPFPPTGFRLYRPHPREFMLEANTQHRSLPNMRVLPENRVAMLGVPGYHEVGDDVDQHRDMRLDIDHMSYEELLALGEQIGNVTTGLSEEAIVTNLKTRIFLSTETPCTLESVACEDHKTDFCVICQTDYGDQEKIGILECGHEYHEECVKKWLVVKNICPICKSTALSTKKQDL